One Curtobacterium sp. BH-2-1-1 genomic region harbors:
- a CDS encoding ABC transporter ATP-binding protein, translating to MTAAIRVRGLEKSFGDLRVLRGVDLDVEAGSVVALLGSNGAGKTTAIRILATLTTATAGTASVAGHDVAADPGAVREAISLTGQFAAVDEVLTGRENLVLVARLRHLRHAGRIADELLDRFSLTDAGSRRAGTYSGGMRRRLDIAMSLIGDPSVVFLDEPTTGLDPEARIEVWDAVRALAASGTTVLLTTQYLDEAEQLADRIAILHEGRIIADGTLAELQRLLPPATVEYVEKRPTLEDVFLAVIGHRPDADTTKADTTKGVA from the coding sequence GTGACCGCGGCGATCCGGGTCCGGGGGCTCGAGAAGTCCTTCGGCGACCTGCGCGTCCTCCGTGGGGTCGACCTCGACGTCGAGGCCGGCTCCGTGGTCGCCCTGCTCGGGTCGAACGGCGCGGGCAAGACCACCGCGATCCGCATCCTCGCGACCCTGACGACGGCCACCGCCGGCACCGCGTCGGTCGCGGGGCACGACGTGGCCGCCGATCCGGGTGCGGTCCGCGAGGCGATCAGCCTCACCGGGCAGTTCGCCGCCGTGGACGAGGTGCTGACCGGCCGCGAGAACCTCGTCCTCGTCGCACGGCTCCGGCACCTCCGGCACGCCGGGCGCATCGCCGACGAGCTGCTCGACCGGTTCTCGCTCACGGATGCCGGGTCCCGCCGCGCGGGGACGTACTCGGGCGGGATGCGCCGCCGGCTCGACATCGCGATGAGCCTGATCGGCGACCCGTCGGTGGTCTTCCTCGACGAGCCGACGACCGGCCTCGACCCCGAGGCCCGCATCGAGGTCTGGGACGCCGTCCGCGCCCTCGCCGCGAGCGGCACCACGGTCCTGCTCACGACGCAGTACCTGGACGAGGCCGAGCAGCTCGCCGACCGGATCGCCATCCTGCACGAGGGCCGCATCATCGCCGACGGCACCCTCGCCGAACTCCAGCGACTGCTCCCGCCCGCGACGGTCGAGTACGTCGAGAAGCGCCCCACGCTCGAGGACGTCTTCCTCGCCGTCATCGGACACCGTCCCGACGCCGACACCACGAAGGCCGACACCACGAAGGGGGTGGCCTGA
- a CDS encoding NAD(P)-dependent oxidoreductase yields MRIVVIGATGHIGTFLVPRLVRAGHDVVTVTRGSSTPYADSPEWQQVERVTADREQEDRDGTFGDRIAALRADAVVDLVCFTTSSAEALVTALRRSGTHLVHCGSIWRAGVSHVLPVTEENATEPFGDYGVQKDAIARMLKRETAEGGLVTTSLHPGHISGPGWMPIGPLGNLDPTVWTKLSAGEPVEVPGLGAETMAHVHADDVAQAFQLAVEHRDAAAGEDFFVTAPTALTARGYAHLVASWFGQEARLEPVSWDRFRETTAPEHAGASWEHLSRSQVFSTEKPRRLLGYEPAWTAEATVLDAFRWLVEHGEVDVARPLVV; encoded by the coding sequence ATGCGCATCGTCGTCATCGGAGCCACCGGCCACATCGGCACGTTCCTCGTCCCCCGTCTCGTCCGCGCCGGTCACGACGTCGTGACCGTCACCCGCGGCAGCAGCACCCCGTACGCCGACTCCCCCGAGTGGCAGCAGGTCGAACGGGTCACCGCCGACCGCGAGCAGGAGGACCGCGACGGCACGTTCGGCGACCGGATCGCCGCACTCCGCGCCGACGCCGTCGTCGACCTCGTCTGCTTCACGACGTCATCCGCCGAGGCCCTCGTCACGGCCCTCCGCCGGAGCGGTACGCACCTCGTGCACTGCGGGTCGATCTGGCGTGCCGGGGTCTCGCACGTGCTGCCCGTCACCGAGGAGAACGCGACCGAGCCGTTCGGCGACTACGGCGTGCAGAAGGACGCGATCGCCCGGATGCTCAAGCGTGAAACTGCCGAAGGGGGTTTGGTGACGACCTCATTGCACCCCGGTCACATCAGCGGACCGGGCTGGATGCCCATCGGTCCGCTCGGCAACCTCGACCCGACGGTGTGGACGAAGCTGTCCGCCGGCGAGCCCGTCGAGGTCCCCGGCCTCGGTGCCGAGACGATGGCGCACGTGCACGCCGACGACGTCGCGCAGGCCTTCCAGCTCGCGGTCGAGCACCGGGACGCCGCGGCCGGCGAGGACTTCTTCGTCACGGCTCCGACGGCGCTCACGGCACGCGGGTACGCGCACCTGGTCGCGTCGTGGTTCGGCCAGGAGGCGCGGCTCGAGCCCGTCTCGTGGGACCGGTTCCGCGAGACCACGGCTCCGGAGCACGCCGGTGCGAGCTGGGAGCACCTGTCGCGCAGCCAGGTGTTCAGCACCGAGAAGCCTCGGCGGCTGCTCGGCTACGAGCCCGCCTGGACGGCCGAGGCGACGGTCCTCGACGCGTTCCGCTGGCTGGTGGAGCACGGCGAGGTGGACGTCGCGCGCCCCCTCGTCGTCTGA
- a CDS encoding PadR family transcriptional regulator encodes MPKQETEMLKGILEGIVLAVLAGRPAHGYDITASLREQGFTDIAEGTVYALLVRIEQRGLVDVEKVPSEKGPPRKVFTLNARGQEQLDDFWRAWTFLAERLDHLRHTTSSTNGQD; translated from the coding sequence ATGCCCAAGCAGGAGACCGAGATGCTCAAGGGCATCCTCGAGGGGATCGTCCTCGCCGTGCTCGCCGGCCGCCCGGCCCACGGGTACGACATCACCGCCTCGCTCCGGGAACAGGGGTTCACCGACATCGCCGAGGGCACCGTCTACGCCCTGCTCGTCCGCATCGAGCAGCGCGGCCTCGTCGACGTCGAGAAGGTCCCGTCGGAGAAGGGCCCGCCCCGCAAGGTGTTCACGCTGAACGCCCGCGGGCAGGAGCAGCTCGACGACTTCTGGCGGGCGTGGACCTTCCTCGCCGAGCGGCTCGACCACCTCCGGCACACCACCAGCAGCACGAACGGACAGGACTGA
- a CDS encoding helix-turn-helix domain-containing protein produces the protein MSAFVQRSQWSVVTSEPADAAELVTRIPDVRRATVEGAPSGFSFEERRRGSELLSLVSMASTGVVEGTVEAESAMVLFWLKSGSGAVDGDGVPTGRPVLFRHDPQQVRWDGFQLDLIRIDRTTVEQVAAERGAWQPGPIEFQPHHIPEGPTLAAWWLMVRAVAADVLRGPEEVTEEHERELTRFAAGGLLTAVPHWPVGQDQPRTAAAARFARAEAYLLEHATEQITVEDVAAAAGLSIRGLQDAFRRHHGITPTTYLRRIRLLLAREGLESGDDRSVGDVARDSGFAHLGRFAGSYRDEFGVLPRETWQAARRR, from the coding sequence GTGAGCGCCTTCGTGCAGCGGTCGCAGTGGTCGGTCGTGACGTCGGAACCGGCGGACGCGGCGGAGCTCGTCACGCGGATCCCCGACGTCCGACGGGCCACGGTCGAGGGTGCGCCCTCGGGGTTCTCGTTCGAGGAACGGCGCCGTGGCTCCGAGCTGCTCTCCCTCGTGTCGATGGCGAGCACCGGCGTCGTCGAGGGAACGGTCGAGGCCGAGTCCGCGATGGTCCTGTTCTGGCTGAAGTCCGGCAGCGGTGCGGTCGACGGCGACGGGGTGCCCACCGGCCGTCCGGTCCTGTTCCGCCACGACCCGCAGCAGGTCCGGTGGGACGGGTTCCAGCTCGACCTCATCCGCATCGACCGGACCACGGTGGAGCAGGTCGCTGCCGAACGCGGCGCCTGGCAGCCGGGGCCGATCGAGTTCCAGCCGCACCACATCCCCGAGGGGCCGACGCTCGCCGCCTGGTGGTTGATGGTGCGCGCGGTGGCGGCCGACGTGCTGCGCGGTCCGGAGGAGGTCACCGAGGAGCACGAGCGCGAACTGACCCGCTTCGCGGCGGGCGGCCTGCTCACGGCGGTCCCGCACTGGCCGGTCGGGCAGGACCAGCCCCGCACGGCAGCGGCGGCACGGTTCGCCCGGGCCGAGGCGTACCTGCTCGAGCACGCGACCGAGCAGATCACCGTCGAGGACGTCGCGGCGGCTGCGGGCCTGAGCATCCGCGGGCTGCAGGACGCGTTCCGGCGCCACCACGGCATCACGCCGACGACCTACCTCCGGCGCATCCGACTGCTGCTCGCCCGTGAGGGCCTGGAGTCCGGGGACGACCGGAGCGTCGGGGACGTGGCGCGGGACTCGGGCTTCGCGCACCTCGGACGGTTCGCCGGCAGCTACCGCGACGAGTTCGGGGTGCTGCCCCGGGAGACCTGGCAGGCCGCGCGCCGCCGCTGA
- a CDS encoding SDR family oxidoreductase, translating to MDIAGSVALVTGSNRGIGRRFVQQLLERGAAKVYATARRPELVDIEGVEVLPLDITDQASVAAAAAAASDVTLLVNNAGITTQGSLLTDDLTDVRREMDTHFWGNLGMVRSFAPVIERNGGGAIVNVLSALSWFAYPGSGGYAAAKAAEWNMTNAVRLELTGRGISVQGLHLGAADTDMMAGYEGPKVDPAEVARLSLDGVERGAAEVVVDDWSAGVKASLAEAPERFYAQFA from the coding sequence ATGGACATCGCTGGATCGGTCGCACTCGTCACGGGCTCGAACCGGGGCATCGGACGACGGTTCGTGCAGCAGCTGCTCGAGCGCGGCGCCGCCAAGGTCTACGCCACGGCCCGGCGCCCCGAACTGGTCGACATCGAGGGGGTCGAGGTGCTCCCGCTCGACATCACCGACCAGGCGTCCGTCGCGGCGGCAGCGGCTGCGGCGTCCGACGTGACCCTGCTCGTCAACAACGCCGGGATCACCACACAGGGCTCGCTGCTCACGGACGACCTGACCGACGTGCGGCGGGAGATGGACACGCACTTCTGGGGCAACCTCGGGATGGTCCGGTCGTTCGCGCCGGTGATCGAACGCAACGGCGGGGGCGCGATCGTGAACGTCCTGTCGGCGCTGTCCTGGTTCGCGTACCCGGGCTCGGGCGGGTACGCCGCCGCCAAGGCCGCGGAGTGGAACATGACGAACGCCGTCCGCCTCGAGCTGACCGGCCGGGGCATCAGCGTCCAGGGGCTGCACCTCGGAGCCGCCGACACCGACATGATGGCCGGGTACGAGGGGCCGAAGGTCGACCCGGCCGAGGTCGCCCGGCTCTCCCTCGACGGTGTGGAGCGGGGCGCGGCGGAGGTCGTCGTGGACGACTGGAGCGCCGGGGTCAAGGCGTCGCTCGCCGAGGCGCCCGAGCGGTTCTACGCGCAGTTCGCGTGA
- a CDS encoding SDR family oxidoreductase, translating to MTGASGGIGESLAEGLAAGGADLVLVARSADKLDAVASGIHARHGVRVRVLPADLATADGVDEVITALDGTRVDVLIANAGVGWHGTFAEQPEDGIVQQIALNETALVRLTRAYLPGMLARGVGGVMTVASTAAFQPTPHMALYGATKAFVLSFTEALWQETRGQGVRVLALCPGPTATGFFDAAGGGSFLEGGRQSAEEVARVGLRAFARAGGPTVVSGARNAVLASAHRFVPRGLMTRMSAMVME from the coding sequence GTGACCGGTGCGAGCGGCGGCATCGGCGAGTCGCTGGCGGAGGGCCTCGCCGCGGGTGGCGCCGACCTCGTCCTGGTCGCCCGGTCCGCCGACAAGCTCGACGCCGTCGCCTCGGGCATCCACGCACGCCACGGTGTGCGCGTGCGGGTGCTCCCGGCCGACCTGGCGACGGCCGACGGCGTCGACGAGGTGATCACGGCCCTCGACGGCACCCGCGTCGACGTCCTGATCGCGAACGCCGGGGTCGGGTGGCACGGCACCTTCGCCGAGCAGCCCGAGGACGGCATCGTGCAGCAGATCGCGCTCAACGAGACCGCGCTGGTCCGGCTGACGCGGGCGTACCTGCCCGGCATGCTCGCCCGCGGCGTCGGCGGCGTGATGACCGTAGCCTCGACCGCTGCGTTCCAGCCCACCCCGCACATGGCGCTCTACGGCGCGACGAAGGCGTTCGTCCTGTCCTTCACCGAGGCCCTCTGGCAGGAGACGCGCGGGCAGGGCGTCCGGGTGCTCGCCCTGTGCCCCGGGCCCACTGCGACGGGCTTCTTCGACGCCGCGGGCGGCGGGTCGTTCCTCGAGGGCGGTCGGCAGTCGGCGGAGGAGGTCGCACGCGTCGGTCTGCGGGCGTTCGCCCGTGCCGGCGGACCCACGGTCGTCTCCGGCGCGCGCAACGCCGTGCTGGCGAGTGCGCACCGCTTCGTCCCCCGCGGCCTGATGACGCGCATGTCCGCGATGGTGATGGAGTGA
- a CDS encoding MerR family transcriptional regulator, with amino-acid sequence MRIGDLAAATGVSVRSLRYYEEQGLLPAGRTASGQRSYAVPAVERVQLIQQLFAAGLPSRTIVQLLPCVDAGVATPESFALLVAERDRITAQLAELEAARDRLDEVIAITEHPTPEHCPALRDQPLAA; translated from the coding sequence GTGCGCATCGGAGACCTCGCTGCGGCGACCGGCGTGAGCGTGCGGTCGCTCCGGTACTACGAGGAGCAGGGCTTGCTGCCGGCCGGACGGACGGCGAGCGGCCAGCGCTCCTACGCCGTGCCCGCCGTCGAGCGGGTCCAGCTCATCCAGCAGCTCTTCGCCGCCGGGCTGCCGAGCCGCACGATCGTGCAGCTGCTGCCCTGCGTGGACGCGGGGGTGGCGACGCCGGAGTCGTTCGCGCTCCTCGTCGCCGAGCGGGACCGGATCACGGCGCAGCTCGCCGAGCTCGAGGCCGCTCGGGACCGGCTCGACGAGGTCATCGCGATCACCGAGCACCCGACGCCGGAGCACTGCCCGGCGCTGCGGGACCAGCCGCTGGCGGCGTGA
- a CDS encoding alpha/beta hydrolase, producing MTSPTVLFVHGALVRDGDWWWAPTGDLLRERTGIASRAVALPSCGETDTGGGLQEDAAALRRALDDVPDAIVVGHSYGGTVIAEAGPHPAVRHLLLVSSYLPPVGASQGSIMSGEPDPVAVRPDADGRIVVDGYDERSFGARFLQDADAATQRAAWDRVTSQDVRAFGTPTSAEGWAGVDSTAVVCAEDRSTTVALQREHAARATRSVELPTGHHPFITRPDLVARQLEAFLRD from the coding sequence GTGACGAGCCCGACGGTCCTCTTCGTGCACGGCGCCCTCGTCCGTGACGGCGACTGGTGGTGGGCTCCGACCGGCGACCTGCTGCGCGAACGGACCGGGATCGCCAGCCGCGCCGTGGCCCTGCCGTCGTGCGGGGAGACCGACACCGGCGGCGGCCTGCAGGAGGACGCCGCCGCACTGCGCCGCGCGCTCGACGATGTCCCCGACGCCATCGTCGTCGGACACTCCTACGGCGGGACGGTGATCGCCGAGGCGGGCCCGCACCCCGCGGTCCGGCACCTGCTGCTCGTGTCGAGCTACCTGCCGCCCGTCGGGGCGTCGCAGGGGTCGATCATGTCCGGCGAGCCGGACCCCGTCGCGGTGCGTCCGGACGCCGACGGGCGGATCGTCGTCGACGGGTACGACGAGCGGTCGTTCGGCGCCCGGTTCCTGCAGGACGCCGACGCCGCCACGCAGCGGGCGGCGTGGGACCGGGTCACCTCGCAGGACGTCCGCGCGTTCGGCACCCCGACGAGCGCCGAGGGGTGGGCCGGCGTGGACTCCACCGCGGTGGTGTGCGCCGAGGACCGCTCGACGACCGTCGCACTCCAGCGGGAGCACGCGGCGCGGGCCACCCGGTCGGTCGAACTTCCGACGGGGCACCACCCGTTCATCACCCGACCGGACCTCGTGGCCCGGCAGCTCGAGGCGTTCCTGCGCGACTGA
- a CDS encoding FAD-dependent monooxygenase: protein MTAPRRALVTGGSIAGLSAAYWLDRTGWDVTVLERSAGFRTGGQNVDVRGVAREVLDRMGLTEAIRSANTGETGTVIVDEQGDTIVRLPDDDSGEGATAELEVLRGDFADAIRQALPDRVRLVFDDAVVAVDEDGSDGRPVTVRTRSGATLQAELLVVAEGVRSSTRDLLFTVEPRRLGITMEFGTIPRIPSDDDTWRWYNAVEGRQVHLRPDNHGTTRAMLAYTNDDGEVPDRRDRYAGAGWQTDRVLDGFEQSDDVYVDDLTRIHAPTWHRGSVVLLGDAAWCVTPMGGGGSSLALTGGYVLAASLADESDTTAALGAFEAWMRPLVDRIQTMPSGIKHFAYPQTKLGLTAQRAAHHVLTSRPVAPLMARLTHTADSDQPLPALEPTR, encoded by the coding sequence GTGACGGCACCGCGTCGGGCCCTCGTCACCGGCGGCAGCATCGCCGGGCTCTCCGCCGCCTACTGGTTGGACCGGACCGGCTGGGACGTCACCGTCCTCGAGCGCTCGGCGGGCTTCCGCACCGGCGGCCAGAACGTCGACGTCCGGGGCGTCGCCCGCGAGGTCCTCGACCGCATGGGGCTGACCGAGGCGATCCGCTCGGCCAACACGGGCGAGACCGGCACGGTGATCGTCGACGAGCAAGGTGACACCATCGTCCGGCTGCCCGACGACGACTCCGGCGAGGGGGCGACGGCGGAGCTCGAGGTCCTGCGCGGCGACTTCGCGGACGCGATCCGGCAGGCGCTGCCGGACCGCGTGCGCCTGGTCTTCGACGACGCCGTGGTCGCGGTGGACGAGGACGGCTCGGACGGACGACCCGTCACCGTCCGCACCCGGAGCGGTGCGACGCTCCAGGCCGAGCTCCTCGTCGTCGCCGAGGGTGTCCGCTCGAGCACACGCGACCTGCTCTTCACCGTCGAGCCCCGGCGGCTCGGCATCACGATGGAGTTCGGGACGATCCCACGGATCCCGTCCGACGACGACACCTGGCGCTGGTACAACGCCGTCGAGGGTCGACAGGTGCACCTGCGGCCCGACAACCACGGCACGACGAGGGCGATGCTCGCGTACACCAACGACGACGGCGAGGTCCCCGACCGGCGCGACCGCTACGCCGGCGCCGGATGGCAGACGGACCGGGTGCTCGACGGGTTCGAGCAGTCGGACGACGTCTACGTCGACGACCTCACGCGGATCCATGCCCCGACCTGGCACCGGGGTTCCGTCGTGCTGCTCGGCGACGCGGCCTGGTGCGTGACGCCGATGGGCGGCGGCGGGAGTTCGCTGGCGCTCACCGGCGGGTACGTCCTCGCAGCGTCCCTCGCCGATGAGTCCGACACCACCGCGGCCCTCGGGGCGTTCGAGGCGTGGATGCGGCCGCTCGTCGACCGGATCCAGACCATGCCGTCCGGGATCAAGCACTTCGCGTACCCGCAGACGAAGCTCGGTCTCACGGCGCAGCGCGCCGCGCACCACGTCCTGACCTCGCGCCCGGTGGCGCCCCTGATGGCGCGACTGACGCACACGGCGGACTCGGACCAGCCGCTCCCGGCCCTGGAGCCGACCCGCTGA
- a CDS encoding MFS transporter — MTARAGMTPARTLLFAVAGGAAVGNLYWAQPLLDDIASSLGTSAAVAGLLVTLTQVGYALGILLVVPLGDVLDRRRLIPGVLVASAVALLFAAVAPSFAVLLVALALVGLTTVAGQLLIPLAGDLADPSARGRVVGTIASGVLTGILVSRTVSGLVADAFGWRAIYVVAAVAALLFAVLLRRVIPELDRRDRVRYPTLIASVFRAVAAHRAVRVTLVISSAMFAVFTMFWTALTFLLSAEPFGYSTSAIGLVGLAGLAGAVAAQRVGRLHDRGVSVPVTGAAIAVVLVSLVVAGLGARSIVVVLVAVVLLDVGVQATNVLNQTRLFAIDPAARSRLNTAFVTANFIGGAIGSALASVLWNAGGWTAVTAGGAVLVGFALTVWAVHRHRGLVVAARA; from the coding sequence GTGACCGCCCGTGCGGGGATGACGCCCGCCCGCACACTGCTGTTCGCGGTCGCCGGGGGCGCGGCCGTCGGCAACCTCTACTGGGCGCAGCCGCTCCTCGACGACATCGCGTCCTCGCTCGGGACGTCCGCCGCGGTCGCCGGGCTGCTCGTCACGCTCACCCAGGTCGGGTACGCGCTGGGCATCCTGCTCGTGGTGCCGCTCGGCGACGTGCTCGACCGACGACGCCTGATCCCCGGGGTGCTCGTCGCGTCCGCGGTCGCGCTGCTGTTCGCCGCCGTGGCCCCGTCGTTCGCCGTGCTGCTGGTGGCGCTCGCGCTCGTCGGCCTCACCACCGTCGCCGGGCAGCTGCTCATCCCGCTGGCCGGAGACCTCGCCGATCCCTCGGCCCGCGGGCGGGTGGTGGGCACGATCGCCTCCGGGGTGCTCACCGGCATCCTCGTGTCGCGGACGGTCAGCGGGCTCGTCGCGGACGCGTTCGGCTGGCGCGCGATCTACGTCGTCGCCGCCGTCGCGGCCCTGCTGTTCGCCGTGCTGCTCCGGCGGGTGATCCCCGAGCTCGACCGGCGCGACCGGGTGCGGTACCCGACGCTCATCGCCTCGGTGTTCCGTGCCGTCGCCGCGCACCGGGCCGTGCGGGTGACCCTCGTCATCAGCTCCGCGATGTTCGCCGTCTTCACGATGTTCTGGACCGCGCTGACGTTCCTGCTCAGCGCCGAGCCGTTCGGGTACTCCACGAGCGCGATCGGGCTCGTCGGTCTGGCCGGGCTCGCCGGGGCGGTCGCCGCGCAGCGGGTCGGTCGGCTGCACGACCGCGGGGTCTCCGTGCCGGTGACCGGTGCGGCGATCGCCGTCGTGCTCGTCTCACTCGTGGTCGCGGGCCTCGGAGCGCGGTCGATCGTGGTCGTCCTCGTCGCGGTCGTCCTGCTGGACGTCGGTGTGCAGGCGACGAACGTCCTCAACCAGACCCGGCTCTTCGCGATCGACCCGGCGGCGCGCAGCCGACTCAACACCGCGTTCGTCACCGCGAACTTCATCGGCGGGGCGATCGGCTCGGCACTCGCCTCGGTGCTCTGGAACGCCGGCGGGTGGACCGCGGTCACCGCGGGCGGCGCGGTCCTGGTCGGGTTCGCCCTGACGGTCTGGGCGGTCCACCGCCACCGCGGGCTGGTGGTCGCCGCCCGCGCCTGA
- a CDS encoding DUF4126 family protein: MSTKNEQHTLVRTLVLGILSGGRSATPLAVMALNHDRSSLKGSWQDWKVFSTPLGRGVLVASAVGELIGDKLPGTPNRISPAGLAGRVASGALVGAALGTTGRRDLRIEGAILGGVGAIVGSFVGWGARKLVGATTRLPDPVVALAEDAATIAGSVKVITTS; this comes from the coding sequence ATGAGCACGAAGAACGAGCAGCACACCCTGGTCCGCACCCTGGTCCTGGGCATCCTCAGCGGCGGCCGGAGCGCCACCCCGCTCGCCGTCATGGCACTGAACCACGACCGCTCCTCGCTGAAGGGCTCGTGGCAGGACTGGAAGGTCTTCAGCACGCCCCTCGGCCGTGGCGTCCTCGTCGCATCGGCCGTCGGCGAGCTCATCGGCGACAAGCTGCCGGGGACGCCGAACCGGATCTCCCCCGCCGGCCTCGCCGGGCGCGTGGCGTCCGGAGCGCTCGTCGGGGCCGCGCTCGGCACGACGGGCAGGCGCGACCTGCGCATCGAGGGCGCGATCCTCGGCGGCGTCGGCGCGATCGTCGGCAGCTTCGTCGGCTGGGGTGCGCGCAAGCTCGTCGGCGCCACGACCCGCCTCCCCGACCCGGTCGTCGCGCTCGCCGAGGACGCCGCGACCATCGCCGGCTCCGTCAAGGTGATCACCACCTCGTGA
- a CDS encoding SDR family oxidoreductase produces the protein MSNVIVLGGHGKVALLATRILTDRGHTVTSVIRDPDQADEIRAHGGQPHVADIQQQTLTDFAELIHGHDAVVWSAGAGGGSADRTWAIDRDAAILSVQGAAKAGVDRYVMVSWSGSLLDHGVPQDDDFFAYAQSKMIADAVLRDSGLRWTVVAPSTLTDDEPTGSVDWDGSSTQVPRGDVAHVVADAVEGDETIGRTIRFNTGSTPIADFLRTAG, from the coding sequence ATGAGCAACGTCATCGTCCTCGGCGGCCACGGCAAGGTCGCACTCCTCGCCACCCGCATCCTCACCGACCGCGGCCACACCGTCACCTCGGTCATCCGCGACCCCGACCAGGCCGACGAGATCCGCGCCCACGGCGGGCAGCCGCACGTCGCCGACATCCAGCAGCAGACCCTCACCGACTTCGCCGAGCTCATCCACGGACACGACGCCGTGGTCTGGTCGGCCGGTGCCGGCGGCGGATCAGCGGACCGCACCTGGGCGATCGACCGCGACGCGGCGATCCTGTCCGTGCAGGGTGCCGCGAAGGCCGGTGTCGACCGCTACGTCATGGTCTCCTGGTCCGGCTCGCTCCTCGACCACGGGGTGCCGCAGGACGACGACTTCTTCGCGTACGCGCAGTCGAAGATGATCGCCGACGCCGTCCTCCGCGACTCGGGGCTCCGCTGGACGGTCGTCGCGCCGAGCACCCTCACCGACGACGAGCCCACGGGTTCGGTCGACTGGGACGGCTCCTCGACGCAGGTCCCGCGCGGCGACGTCGCGCACGTGGTGGCCGACGCGGTCGAGGGCGACGAGACGATCGGCCGGACGATCCGGTTCAACACCGGTTCCACCCCGATCGCCGACTTCCTCCGCACGGCGGGCTGA
- a CDS encoding DUF1048 domain-containing protein produces the protein MGISISDITTKLIGDKKRWKQYKARTAALPTSHRTAVDGIERYLMYTGPSDGEQLMRMLDDLADLFEQSAADGTSVRAVVGDDPIAFAEDFKANYGLGSWLSKEQQRLVDAIAAADAGGEPS, from the coding sequence ATGGGGATCTCGATCTCGGACATCACGACCAAGCTCATCGGCGACAAGAAGCGCTGGAAGCAGTACAAGGCCCGCACGGCAGCGCTGCCGACGAGCCACCGCACCGCCGTCGACGGCATCGAGCGGTACCTCATGTACACCGGCCCGAGCGACGGCGAGCAGCTCATGCGCATGCTCGACGACCTCGCGGACCTGTTCGAGCAGAGCGCCGCCGACGGCACGAGCGTCCGCGCGGTGGTCGGCGACGACCCGATCGCCTTCGCCGAGGACTTCAAGGCGAACTACGGCCTCGGGTCGTGGCTCAGCAAGGAGCAGCAGCGCCTCGTCGACGCGATCGCGGCGGCCGATGCGGGCGGGGAGCCGTCGTGA
- a CDS encoding ABC transporter permease — MSAHPIHDTAVLTGRSLRHVLRSPDTIITTAVMPIAFLLLFVYVFGGAIDTGSTPYIDYLLPGILLITVASGVAYTSYRLFLDLQAGIDERFRSMPIVRAASLWAHVLTSLVANTVSVTVVVGVALLMGFRSSAGIGAWLAVLGILVLFTLALTWIAVVAGLSAKSMDGASAFSYPLIFLPFISSAFVPTDSMPGPVRWFAEHQPVTSIVDSIRALFAGQPLDADLWVALAWCVGILLAAFGVATLVQRRRVG, encoded by the coding sequence ATGTCCGCCCACCCGATCCACGACACCGCCGTCCTGACCGGGCGCTCGCTGCGACACGTGCTCCGGAGCCCCGACACGATCATCACCACCGCCGTGATGCCCATCGCCTTCCTGCTGCTGTTCGTGTACGTCTTCGGCGGCGCGATCGACACCGGGAGCACGCCGTACATCGACTACCTGTTGCCGGGGATCCTCCTCATCACGGTGGCGTCCGGGGTGGCGTACACCTCGTACCGGCTGTTCCTCGACCTGCAGGCCGGGATCGACGAGCGCTTCCGGTCGATGCCGATCGTCCGGGCGGCGTCGCTGTGGGCGCACGTGCTCACGTCCCTCGTCGCCAACACCGTGTCGGTGACCGTGGTCGTCGGGGTCGCCCTGCTCATGGGGTTCCGCAGCAGCGCGGGCATCGGAGCGTGGCTCGCGGTGCTCGGGATCCTGGTGCTCTTCACGCTGGCGCTCACCTGGATCGCGGTCGTCGCCGGGCTCTCGGCGAAGTCGATGGACGGCGCGAGTGCGTTCTCCTACCCGCTGATCTTCCTGCCCTTCATCAGCTCGGCGTTCGTGCCGACCGACTCCATGCCCGGGCCGGTCCGGTGGTTCGCGGAGCACCAGCCGGTGACGTCGATCGTGGACTCGATCCGTGCGCTGTTCGCCGGGCAGCCGCTCGACGCGGACCTGTGGGTGGCCCTCGCGTGGTGCGTCGGCATCCTGCTGGCCGCCTTCGGCGTCGCGACCCTCGTGCAGCGCCGACGGGTCGGCTGA